Within Garra rufa chromosome 9, GarRuf1.0, whole genome shotgun sequence, the genomic segment GCTGCAGTAAAGATGAAGGTAATGTTTGGTGAAGGTCATCAGAAGGCCGTTTGGATCCATGTTTCACTACATGCTCTGAGGCTTAGCCATATAATACCCAATAAATGAAATGTTTAGTTTTAGTGATTAAAAATGTTAAGTTGGTGTCTTGTTGTGCTTTtcgtttaaagtgcccctattatgccttttcaaatatgatatttcatgtagtgtgtcatgtagctgtatgtgaacataaactatctgcaaagttgtgatgccgacagtgcactataaataaagtttttgtctatcaaaaaaaagagtcggctcacattcgcctaaacgagtcgtcagcaattcgaatcttttttctgtaacggccacacgtcacgagctacacatttgcgtaatgtccgcccacattcaatttcgcgaacaacttgcccgcccacaaacagtaggcctaccattttcacgtggattacatcatgtcaagaagacgccctgcgctgtgacagcctgtgagagtgaatttgttttatatgcccttccgaaagatgaaactatcagtggttaacattaattttttcaacacctcagcagtccaatgccaatcttgtgttgtgttcgcgtcattttactgatgactgcttttctaatcttggggagtaacgttacaacgcaaGATTCACCAAacacttggttttaaaaaatggatcagtgcccagtttatttggaccggcttgctcctctgaacttctacctgtaagtatgattaataattgtattttctagcgatcgttcaaaatacgtctttgtgtacgttggtgtgtaacaacccagcacatgtcttggtaagcggctaacttgcgtttctgtagttctgttgttcagctgtgagtgcaatgtagtctaaaaagtcttgtgattgatgcagcttgactgtctgtctgccttattagtttaagtaatgataatgataaacgatggcttaacgcagtgttatggattgtacagtgttgaagttcacaacgtagaggtgtgcccggttcgcttccaaaagcaaattgcaaacactttccacagttaacatatgacacccactgagaaacgtcctgctccagtcgtgcttgcaaaacagtttcttgtcgatgtgccacttcaaccgtttcatcgtcagactccggctcgaattgatagggtaaaatcgaggctatcttttctatgcattaacaggtctctgcagctgtcattcagttatgccaatgggcgtttcgttttgcgctgaagcggtagaccaatccaaaaggactgcaccatctgaccaatcacagcggtgagggctcacggaaaggaggggtttagagacactgattcttcgaactgcttcaaacgagtcgtttacgaatcatttagaaacggggtaaaaataaatctaattttggagaaaactaaagtgttttttgaacttgcatacatgtaaacctgttttaagagactattacaacaatattaactacctttaaaatggcataataggggcactttaagtttTTAAGTCATCACACTTTGAAGAGacattaaaataattcaaattaaattcaGATCAGGTTGTTAGTGTTAGCTCTCAATACGTCGTAAGTTACAGAACAGCACATAGGAAACAAGACTTGGtttatttaatatattcaaaATGCCACATGTTTCTGTTCTTTAAAACACAAAGTTTCAGGCATTTATATTTTGAGACTAGTGTGGAgatcagtttagataaatgttGATCACAGATAAGTGTTTACTACTCACTGCTGTGTTTGTGCACTTAGACGGgtgaaatgcagagcacaaattcagagtatgggacaccatacttggccacatgtcccttcctttcctttccttttcttttagTCTTTACCCAGTAAACACAGTGTCTCGGTGTGTTTCAGAGCACATTCCTGCGATTCCCTCACAGGGATTGGTTTCACTGAAATACTAAAGGTCTGACTGACTGCTTTTGTAGTTGTATTAAATAATGGGCTTTGTGTAATACATGAGAGGAAAGCCCTCAGTCCTATTGTTACAGCCTTTGATTTAAACGAgaggaaaggaaggaaggaaactGGAGGGGAGAGCCGTCTGCAGTCATTACTGTTTGtgtaaatctctctctctctctctctctctctctctctctctctctctctctctctctctctctctctctctctctctctctctctctctctctctctctctcctctctctctctctctctctctctctctctctctctctctctctctctctctctctctctctctctctctctctctctctctctctctctctctcacacacacacacacacacacacattgtgaTTCTGTGTATTCATTCTAACTGTTGATCACCATTAGCAATAATGTACAATCAGCCGATACTCCTGCTAGGCTTTATTTTGTGAAAATGAACGGCTGACTCTAGATTGTCCAGCTTGTCCAAATATAAAATCTTTTTGAAGAATAAATGATTTTATGTTTAAGGAAAAAAGTGTGGAATGTTTTAAACGACATGAAACTAGCTATGTAGAAAAAAACTAGCCTGAAACGACCATCAATCTCTCTTTGTTTGTGTCTGTGCAGCACTTTATGCCTTTGGCCAACCTGCGCTGTTCTCCTGACGTGCATCTGTTCCTGTGCCAGGCTTTTGTTCCCGAGTGCAGGAAACACACGCATGTCCTGCGGCCGTGCAGAGAGCTGTGTGAACGAGTGCTGTCCGACTGCAGCAGAGACATGCTCACCTTTGGAATCAGCTGGCCGTCCGAGCTGCAGTGTGACCGGTGAGTAGGTCATCAGCTGTCTCCTGCTAGACAAATGGCTATAATAATAAACCAACCATGGAAATACAACAACAAaggggtcattccgtgtcaaatcaaccaaatttcaaaaacttccctgGCTCCAAATTTTTGATtctgctaatatttattctgaggaaagagacatgtatagtgatgaaagccaaaatattacatGTCATGGATGATATTTAATGAGTAATCCACTGTTTTTTAGagagaggtcaaaatggcaattttcaccttagattgagagtcaagttacagggggttaaaaatgacATCGGAAAGATGGAAGCATCATTATCTTGATTTtatacagagattggtagttctgttagtaaaatatgttgactttagcaatctgtgttgcattatgtgccaatggtgaccattcaaattTGAGGAAACTGCACTTTTcaggtttttctccaaagtttgcatgcctgtgaCTCAagcagtattaaagatatttgaatgcccttttagatattgggtcttaacaaactttccttttggcatcttttttAAGGCtctatgagatttggttccagagatattggaatttaaaTATGGCACCAGAAGTAAATCATTTAAATGTAGACATTTtcaatggtcaaaaaccaaatgtgggtcagtttgcaaaaatatgagacttcttttcttttatagaggaatgtctgaagaacaaatgatgttaaaactagagatgtatctgtCAAAAAACTGCactgaacataccagtctgagtgccataaatattctttttccaaagtttgagtgcctgtaactcaagaagtattaaaaatatcacaatatgattttagatttttttatatatacgtATAAGAATCTTAATTTCCCAGGCTATatatcattcagtcccagagatattgGGATCTCagtgaggctccatgtccagttGAATGTTGAccgttacccattttcagtggttgaaaaccaaatgttggtcactttgtgtaCTGCtgatatttaaagaacaatgtctcaagaagaaataatgttgacaTTAGAATTGTATATTGCTATATACTATCACACTAATTGCATAGAACATAACTGTTTGAGTCTCATGAATATTATTCTTCCAAAATGAGCGTGCCTGTAACTCAAGTAGTATTAAAGTCTTcttaatatgattttagattctggttctaacttttcttttggaatcttcattGCTAAGGCCCTGTATGGTTTAATCCCGATATATCCAGATCTCTGTTCAGCTTCACATTTAGTATcctacccattttcagtggtcaaaagccAAGTGTAGTTTTGTGTATTTCTAGTCATTACTGTTTACTatgcaaatatgcaaataataACAGTAACCCAGGGATTGGTATTGTACAGTGTGACATGTCAGATTATGAATGACCAGGATTCATTGGTAACTCTGGGTAAAGTATGAACACTGTGAAATGTAAAATAAGATTACCGAGCATCAAACATGTTACAACACTGCATGTTTAAACTCTTCAGAAGCTGTAATGTGCCTCAACTTGACCATTCTGTGGACTTTTAGCACTTAGACAGCTatgttctatgcaattgttttgaaTGAGGGAAACAAGATAAatgggtaacattcaacaatctggacattaaGCCTCAATTCGATCCTCATATCTCAGgaactgaatgatgtagggccttgaaaatgaaaGGTGAAAATTGCTTTTTTGGCCTTCTTCTAcaacagtgtttctcaaccctgggcgccccccaacactgcacattttgtgtgtcttcttcatctgacacacccatttcaggtcctgGAGATGTTTCTAATGGGCTGATCAGTGcaatcaggtgtgcttgattaCGGAGACACAGAAAATGTGCAGTGCTGGGGGGaccaggaccagggttgagaaacactgctctacaaaatagtggattactccgtAATTATTCATAcatgatatttaatattttggctttcattgctatacatgtctatcttttttcagaataaatattagcaaaatcaaaaatatgagccagggacctctggttgagttgacacgNNNNNNNNNNNNNNNNNNNNNNNNNNNNNNNNNNNNNNNNNNNNNNNNNNNNNNNNNNNNNNNNNNNNNNNNNNNNNNNNNNNNNNNNNNNNNNNNNNNNNNNNNNNNNNNNNNNNNNNNNNNNNNNNNNNNNNNNNNNNNNNNNNNNNNNNNNNNNNNNNNNNNNNNNNNNNNNNNNNNNNNNNNNNNNNNNNNNNNNNNNNNNNNNNNNNNNNNNNNNNNNNNNNNNNNNNNNNNNNNNNNNNNNNNNNNNNNNNNNNNNNNNNNNNNNNNNNNNNNNNNNNNNNNNNNNNNNNNNNNNNNNNNNNNNNNNNNNNNNNNNNNNNNNNNNNNNNNNNNNNNNNNNNNNNNNNNNNNNNNNNNNNNNNNNNNNNNNNNNNNNNNNNNNNNNNNNNNNNNNNNNNNNNNNNNNNNNNNNNNNNNNNNNNNNNNNNNNNNNNNNNNNNNNNNNNNNNNNNNNNNNNNNNNNNNNNNNNNNNNNNNNNNNNNNNNNNNNNNNNAACAGTGCATAGACTTACTTCCCGGAAACCCACCAGAATAATAGCTTGCTGAATTTAGGTTTGAAATTGttaaaaattaatgtaaaaaataacagtttaaacccacaaaacatgaaaatgtaaatattagcatTGTATTTTGTAAAGTGCATTATAAagtaattgtatttttacttaatactcattttaaaatataaaagtattatcacacaaatttttttaaaatatttaatattgtgtgagtcacgaatcatttgatttatttcaggattcggagcgtgaatcatttgattcagtttgggattcGGAGTGTGAATCGAAAATTATTTGATTCATTTAGGGATTCGGAGtaatattaagaagcacaactgtttccaacattgataataaacataataaataagtatattagaatgatttctgaaggatcatataaaTTCGAATCAAATGATCCTGCACCAAAGTcccatcaaatgatttgccaaccCACACCAAATTtcagatttgaatcaaatgatttgcgatccgcgctctgaatcctgaactgaatcaagtgatttgcTATCcaacattaacatttcacaatatcaggttttttttctgtatttttaaacaaataaacacgtgtatatatttatatagcttTTCCAAGACTGTGTGAATCCTGGTtctgaaataaaacaacaaattaaagTAAGAAATATGATGTCCTGAATTGAGCGTATTTAGCTGATTTTAAAGCCTATTTAGtctcattttaaatcatttaaagtaGGCGCTGATGTTGAAGACGTTACACCAACAGCTTGTGTTCTTCTGATCTGTACTGTATGATGTCTGTGGTGAATCTGTCTGATTCTCAGTGTGTTTCTGCCGGAAACACCGTTCTCTGCTTTGATTTGTGAACGAGAGAGTGATAAAGAGGAAGTGAAGTGAAACGGCTGTTGTTTCCTCTGATAGTTTCCTGCACGTGTTCGTCAGCGATCGCTCGTGCTCGTTTGTCCGATGAGAAAGGAGTGTTCATCTTCTTCCTGTTTGTTTCTTGACTTGAGCCACAGATCAGATTGCTGTTCTGCTGGTCTCTTCATCGATGGTCTGATCTGATAACAGACGTCCATCAGAACCGATGCGGTTCAGTCTCGTCTGAGGCTCCAGCGGTGAGTTAACCTGGTTATTTTCCAGCATGGGATGTCCGGTCCTGAGGCGGTCGCCATGGCGACAGGTGTGTTTGTCGGTGTGAGTCAGTGAGTGTGACGGATGCAGGGAGTCACCTGTGCGCTGACCTTTGACCCCGTCTGGAGACATATCTGAcagacgtgtgtttgtgtgtgtgatgagcaGGAAACGCGCTGACAGTGTGCACTTCCTGTCATGAAATGTCACTGTGGCATATTTTGGGTGAATGAATCAAAAGTACAACTGTGCTCTGAATCAAATGCTGATAAGGACGACTTTTCTTTCATGTTTTAATTAAGACAAAAAACTTATTTTACAAAATTAGTTAAATTGTTATAgtttcatgcatttatttgactatTAGCATTTTTGATAAAACATTTGTAATAAATCATAAACACAATCTATGTCATAGGGTGCTATTGTTGTTAAAATCGTAATAAACGTATGAATTTAATGGGTTTAATCATTCTTTTTGGTTATTAAAAGAATtacaccattaaaatggaatccagaaacaaattaaactgaaaacataaaatttaggtaaagaaaaacatttgtaaaaacaaaaaatgttcagTTGATTTACAAATTGACATCCATTTtcattattaacatttaattaaaccattaaaacagaatccaAAAAAGTTAAAATGCAAGACTTTTAgagaaaataaaacacatttcattTGGCACTATTATTGTTAcagttataataaattattaaatgggGAAATTTTTATGAATTTAATCATTCTTTTtggttattaaaataaaaattaaaccattgaaatggaatccagaaacaaattaaacagaaaacagagAATTTGGGTAagaaaattcaattcaattcaatgcaATTCAGTTGGTAAGAAAAAACACTAATGGCGATGTTATTGTTAcatttttgaatttaaaaaaaagttaaattgttAAAGATTTACAAATTGAACtgctataataataaataaataaataaatggggaAAGTTTAATGAATTTAATCATTCTTTTTGGTTATTAAACTTTTTGGAATTAAACCTttaaaatggaatccaaaaaCAAGTTAAACAGAAAACATAGAATTAAGGTaaagaaaaaacatttgttaaattGTTAAAGATTTATTAATTGATTTGAATTGATTAGATATCCAtgtttattattaacatttaattaaaccatataataaattattaaattgagGAAATTGTTTTATCATCCTTTTAGATTTAATAAACCATTCAAATggaattaagaaaaaaattaaatatgaaaacacaGAAATGACGCTATTaatgttaaaattgtaataatttgttAAATTCTTAAAGATTAACAAATTCAATTGATTAGACATCCTGTTTGATTATTACAGTTAATTTGAACCATTTTAACCGAatcaagaaaaataaaacaaaagtaataaaatgCTCATCATTTGGCACTATTATTGTTACAATTTTagcaaatgaataaatgaattcagtTGATGATACATTCTGTTTGattgatacatttttattaaactaTTCAAACAGAAATCAGAAATAGTAAGAGACGATACAGaattcctaaaaaaaaatcataataacaataaaacatatttcataaggCACTGTTATTGtaaaaatgatattaaaattaaatggttAAAGATTTATAAATTAGACATTTTTATGGTTAAAAGGTAGTTTTAATCATTTGAACAGAATGCAGATTTTTCATGTGTCTCTAAAGCTCTTGATGGACTGCCGAGAGAGTTGTGTGTTTGTTATCTGTGGTCTGACGGTGAGTTTGGTGTCtttctctgtctgtgtgtcagtGGCGTTTAGACCGGCGTGATGACGGAAGAGCGATGTCCTCAGCTGGTGGATTATTTCGTGGTGGCGGGTCTGGCGGGCGACTCGTCTGCGCTGGACGAGGAGGGTCAGCAGAGGGGCGTGCGAGCGGTGCAGCCCGTCACAGATCTGGCCGTGATCGCCCGCGGACTCGGGGAGGACGTCCCGGAGGGGTTCACCTGCATCGAGAAAACACAAGGAGGTCATCCGGCGGAGCTGAGCGCCGGCCTCCTCAACAACCCACACATGTTCCTGTGCTACAGGAGAGGACACGACAAACCGCCCATCGTGGAGCTCGGGTGAGACACGCACACCTCACTGAAGACTTTTATGcctcacatgtgaccctggaccactaaaccagtcataagggtcacctttttgaaattgagatttatacatcatctgaaagctgaataaataatttgtttagacaatatttggccgagatgcagcaatttgaaaatctggaatctgagggttcaaaaaaatctaaatattgagaaaatcgcctttaaagttgtccaaatgaagttcttagcaatgcatattactaatcatatgtgaccctggaccacaaaaccagtcttaagtcgctggggtatgtttgtagcaatagccaaaaatacattgtaagggtcaaaattcttgatttttttcttatgccaaaaatcattaggaaactaagtaaagatcatgttccatgaagatttttttttaaaattcctactataaatgcattgttaagaacctaatttggacaactttaaaggtgattttctcagtattttgatttttttgcaccctcagattccagattttcaaatagacgtatctcggtcaaatattgtccaatcctaacaaaccatacatcaatagaaagcttatttattgagctttcatatgatgtatacatctcagttttgaaaatttaaccttatgactggttttgtggtccttggTCACATATTTCTATTAAGAAATTCTGCTGCTCGTATGTGACACAATGAGATTATTAAAACAGAGTAGATACTGacataaaatattgtaaatatcagTGGTCACTCTTtatctccaataatatgtcttattcacttaaaggagaagttcacttccaaatcgaaaatgtacagataatgtactgacccccttgtcatccaggatgttcatgtctttgtttctttcgtcataaagaaatagttttttgaggcaaacatttcaggatttctctccatatagtggacttctatggttccctgagtttgaacttacaaaatgcagcttaaatgcagcttcaaaggactctaaacgatctcagccgaggaagaatggtcttatctagtgaaatgatctgttattttctacaaaaaagacaaattatttacttttgttgtgaacttttctcagagaccaggagacgtttggatatcttgaagcagaagtttctctttattgagatcctagctgttcgttcgctgcagtcatcaaaagtcgtctgactaatgtcagatacaatacagtttaaatacatttccagggggaggattacatagaggtggagtcaatctaaacaaagcatgcaaatgcagtacaggaatcagcccgttaccagagttccccagccctgatctcattatcataacagtgtcattcataggcataggtgctaatccaatcagtctgacagtattgcccataccttcacattatcatagagacaaaggcatcgctgtagcttgagaacaaaaggttaatgtctcagacacctgggctgcctgatttgatcttcttagaatgtcatcatctgtacctttagaagctaaatagaatatacttcactttagattttcctgtgaagctatgtcagaacatatgatcaacatttcttaaatttgtaatcctacactttttaacctcaaatactcatcttgtctagctctgcgatgcgtactctgtgtactccggttcaagacagtaagggtatgtcgaaaaactcccctctcattttctcctccaacttcacaatcgtcctccatcgctgttttaccttttttgtgaagggcgtttgatcttctttgtacgttcactttgtaaacactgggtctgtacttctgcagcgatggaggacgattctgaagttggaggagaaaatgagagggGAGTTTttcacagagttcacacagagacgagcatttgtggtaaaaaaaaaaagtgtataaatttatttatttatttatttttttttttagaaaataactgatggtttccctagataagaccattattcctcagctgggatcgtttagagtcctttggagctgcatttaaactgcattttggaagttcaaactcacgggcaccatagaagtccactaaatggagagaaatcctgaaatatattCCTTAAAAGAAAACTAAGGTCTTGtcaactaaaaaaagaaagatatgaacatcttggatgacaagggggtgattacattatttatacatttttgttttggaagtgaactactcctttaaaaccaAAAGGACACATGAAGCACCAGCTGACGATGGACATTTGTACAATTACACTAAAAGACCTTAGACTTGATTAAAAAACCCTCTAAACGATCAGTTTGATTAGATGTGGTCTGTGTTTGTGTCAGTGTTCTGTATGAGGGCAAGGATCCGGTCAGGCCAGGATGGCAGGTGATTGAGACGACTCCGTACAGCCGTTCGGCGAGTCTGAGCTCCGGCGGTCCTACAACCCACCGCACCTTCCTGATGTTCCGCAGAGCTCCGGACTCACAGGCGCTGAACACACTGGGGGTCACTGAGATCTCACTGCTGATGCCCAGCAAGGGCGAGACGGCGCCGCACACCTACTGCAGAGTGGACAAGAACCTCAACACTGGAATGGTGATGATTTACTGGTTCACTGAGTCACTCAGATGAGTTTGTGTTTTCTCATTTTAGTTATTAAGCACTAATTGATTTGTTGCCTGCATATCCAATAAATTACACTAGTACTCAAAAGTTTAAaagattatatttttttttataaatgaatgcttttattcattAACAACACATAAAATGAATCTAAATGTGCCAGTAAAGGCTGCTTTTGTGAGCGGAAGAGACTTTTTTTAGGAATGTTAATAAATAGTGATTACTGGGGTTCAACGCTTTAAGGCACTTAAGAACATATAAAGAAGGTCATTacgtagcaagcctttttttgcaaGTCCAGGTAGTTTACCagagaaatattatgttttgtaacatttattacTGTTATAGCAttagctgtggtctgatctctttAAAACTTTGCAATTTTGTTTAGAATCGCCGTCGCAC encodes:
- the fzd6 gene encoding frizzled-6, producing the protein MQVLLWFSIGLFTVDSSMSHTLFTCEPVHVQWCHGMPYNTTFFPNMLEHYDQDIAAVKMKHFMPLANLRCSPDVHLFLCQAFVPECRKHTHVLRPCRELCERVLSDCSRDMLTFGISWPSELQCDRVFLPETPFSALICERESDKEEVK